In the Terriglobales bacterium genome, CGAGAACGATCATGCGGCCGGCGCGAATGTCGTCCAGTGCGGTCTCAACGTCGGTGAAAGGAGCTGGCGGCATGGTCAATCCAATTCTAGCTGATGGGCCAAAGGGGACACCTAGGAACCGAGCCGTTCGTTACAAAAGGGAATCAGGATGAATGAGGGGCCGGATCAGATCGCAGTGAGCGCTCGGCGCCGCGGAAGAGGGCGCGTAAAGCGCGGATCACAAAATGGATGGCAAATGCGATGACGACCAACAGAGCCACCACCATCGCGATCGCCCAATAGGGATGCACGCCGGCAAACCAGGTCAGGAAGATCGCAAGAACATCTTCTCCCGCACTCAGGCCAATGTTGGAAAGGGGCTCGGGCGAGGGGGTTACGGCAGCACGAACGGCCGTCTTGCCACCGTGCGCAGCCAGGGCGATCAGGCTGGCACCCGCCACGCTGACCAATTGCAGCTGAGGGGAGAGATGATGCGTGGCCGCAAACGCAATCAGAGCCGCCACCGGAACCCGCACAAAAGTCTGCAGCGCATTCCAGATCAGATCGAAAGCCGGGATCTTGTCGGCGACGAACTCGATCAGGAACATCACACCGGCTATGCCGATGATCCACCAGCTATCCAACACACTCAAGGAAGAGGGCAGTGCGATCCAGCCAGCCCGGGAGAGTAATCCCAGGGCGGCAACCGTGGCATAGACGTTCAGTCCGGCAGCGAAGCTGGTGGCAGCGATCAGAGCAGCGAGTTGTTCTCCAGAGAGGTGCATGTCGCGACCTACCAGAGATCAATTCTTGGCAACGTCGAGCAACATTGCAACGTTTTTCACACGCGGGCAAAGAAAGAAAGGACCGCCACGAACCTGGCGGTCCTTTCAATGAAACTAAGCTGATTTCGCGTCCGCGTTAGAGGGCGGATTCGATTTCGAATCCCCAAGCTTCCAGGAGAGGCTCAGGGATGTACTTGGAATTACGATTCTTGCGTGCCCACTCCCGCAAACGGGTGGAACGGATGTACTGATCGGGGGTGAGCTTGAATTCACGCACGATCTGCTCGAACTCAGTTACGGTGGGGACAATGGGGCCAATCGGCTCGGGCTTGCCCCAGTTAGGATTTCCGCGTCGCTTTGCCATGATAAGTTCGTCCTGCCTCGCTGTTGGTAGATAAAAAGTTGATGGGAACCAGAACTAAATGGTTTGATTCACCGGGCCGGTTTTTGGATTCACGAAGTGGCCTTAACTGATTTTGCTTCTGCAGGTTACCTGAATCGTCCGGGACCCCAACCCAAACTGGCTATGATAAGGGCCCAGGCAATAGGCGTCAACCCCAAAAGTGATGAGAGTTTCCACAGGGCAAACATTTCTGGTTAGGATTCGGAACTAAACCGAGGGGACGGCGGAGTCACCAAAAGTCGTACCCTGGTGGGACGATTTACTTTATTTTCAAACGATTACAGCGAAA is a window encoding:
- a CDS encoding DUF4126 domain-containing protein — protein: MHLSGEQLAALIAATSFAAGLNVYATVAALGLLSRAGWIALPSSLSVLDSWWIIGIAGVMFLIEFVADKIPAFDLIWNALQTFVRVPVAALIAFAATHHLSPQLQLVSVAGASLIALAAHGGKTAVRAAVTPSPEPLSNIGLSAGEDVLAIFLTWFAGVHPYWAIAMVVALLVVIAFAIHFVIRALRALFRGAERSLRSDPAPHSS